In Candidatus Tectomicrobia bacterium, the genomic stretch AGGTGAGGCGCGGGCTCGGCTCCGTGCGCCAGGACGTGAACGTGAGCATCGAGGGCGCCCCCCGTATCGAGATCAAGGGCGTCCCCCGCCTCCAGGCCTTCGAGCGCCTCACGCACAACGAGGCCCTGCGCCAGAAGGGCCTCCTCGAGATCCGGGAGCGGCTCCGGGGGCGCGGCCTGAGCGCCGATAAGCTGAACGTCACGTCCGTCCCCGCCCCGCCGGAATCGCTGGACCACCCCGTCCTCCAGAAGGCCCTCGGCCAGGGGAAAAAGGCGCGGGTAGTCCGCATCGCGGGCTTCGGGGACGTGATGGCCTGGCCCCTCCAGGAGGATCCCCGCGGGGAGGAGGTCCCCTTCCTGCGGGAGCTGACGGGCCGCGTCCGGGTCATCGCTTGCTTGGACGCGCCGCCCATCCTTTTCTGCCGGGAGGCCCATGACCCCCGCCATCCGGAGCGGCTGGGCGGCCCCTGCTGGGAGGCGGCGGCCCGGGCGGCCGGCGCCGCGCCCGGCGACGCCCTGCTGATCGCCTGGGGAACGGACGGGGATCTCGACACCGCCGTCCAGGAGATCGCCATACGTTGCCGGGAGGCGGCCGAGGGCATCCCGCAGGAGACGCGCCAGGCGCTGAAGGACGGCACCACCGATTTCGAGCGCATCCTGCCCGGGCCCGACCGGATGTACCCGGACACGGACCTCCCCCTCATTCCGGTCGAAGAGGAGCGCCTGGCCCGCCTCGAGGCGGAACTGCCGGTCACGCCCTGGCGGTGGGAGGAGGATTTCCGCGCCTGGAAGATTCCCGAGGACGCCATCGAGGCCTTGGTCGATTCCCCCCGCGCCCATCTGCTGGACCGGATCGTCCGGGAGACGGGGGCGCCCCCCGTCCTCGCCGCCACCGCCCTCACCCGCGATGCCAAGGCGCTCGGCAGGCGGAAGATCGACCTCGGCCGCTTGGGAGAAGACCGGTGGGTGGACCTCTTCCGCTCGCTGCAGGCGGGAACCTTCGGCCGGGAGGCCATCCCCGTCCTGCTAGAGGCGCTGGCCGCCTCTCCTGGCCTGACGGCCGCTCAAGCCGCCGAACAAGCCGGGCTCCGCGTGCTGGCGGACAGCGAACTGGGCGAGATTGTGGACGAGGCCATCGCCGCGCATGGGGAAGACCCCATGCACAACCCCGGCGAGGCTAACCGGCTCAGGTACTTGATGGGGCTTCTCATGAAGCGGGTGAGAGGAAAGCGGGACGGGAATGAGATTCTCGCCCTTCTCCAGAAGAGGTGGAAGGCGAGCCGGCCCTCGGCCTAATGATTACTTCAAGTACCGCCCGAGGGCGCTGTCCACCTCGGGCAGCCCTCCCTGGAGCACCAGATATCCGTTGGGCGGCTCGCGGTCGGTCATGTCGTCCGAGATCCGCGTCAGCATGATCCGGTTTACTTCCTCGATGTCCTTCGTCTGCCCGAGCGCCCAGCCGAGCTTCACGTAGGCGACCTCCGGCAGCATGTTCGCGAGCGGGACGACGCCGCGCGCCATCATGTCGCGCCCCGTGTCGTATACGTACATCTGCGCGTATCCCCAGAGGGTCTGGACGGTCATGTACATGGGGACCCCGGCCTTCTGGGCCTTCTCCAGAGCCGGATAGAGCGGCTTGTTGACGTGGCCGAGCCCCGTGCCGGCGATGACGATGCCCTTGTAGCCGTTGTCGATGAGCGCCTCCAGGACGTCGGGCTGCATGTTCGGGTAGTAGTAGAGAATCGCGACTTTCTCCTCGAATCGCGTCTCGAGCTTCACGCTCCGGTCCCGCCGCCTCGGTTTCCAGTCCGGCTTGATGGGGGTGACGGTATCGCCCTGCACCCGGGCCAGCGGAACGTCGCTCAGCGTCCGGAAAGTGGAGCGGTAGCTGCTGTGCATCTTCCGCACCCGGACGCCCCGGTGCAGGAGGCCGTACAGGTCGCTCGTGGGACCGAACATGCAGACCATCACTTCGGCGATGGGGCCCCTCGCCGCCGCGTTCGTCGCATGGATGAGATTGAGGGCGGCGTCGGAGCTGGGCCTGTCGCTGGACCGCTGCGAGCCCACCATCACGATCGGCACGGGCGGGTCCTGCACCATAAAAGTGAGGGCCGCGGCGGTGTAGTGCATGGTGTCGGTGCCGTGACCCACGACGATGCCGTCCACGCCGCTCTCGATCTCGCGCGCGATGGCCCGGGCCGTCCCGACCCAATGCTCGGGGCCGATGTTCTCGCTGAACACGCCGTACAGCTTGATGGTCTTGAGGTTGCAGATGTCGGCGAGCTCAGGCACGGCGCCGTACAATTCCCCCGGGGAGAAGGCGGGGATGACGGCGCCCGTCCGGTAGTCCAGCCGGCTGGCGATGGTTCCCCCGGTGCCGAGGAGGGTCACGTTCGGCTTCGCCGAATCGAAGGGGAACTCCTTCTCGGGAATCTGGTAATGGGCCTCCCGCCGCCCGATCTCCCGGATGGCCAGGACGTTGTCCGCCTTGATACCGACGTTGTAGCCGGTCACGAGCTTCAGGACGATGTGCTTATCATCCGCCGTCTCGGAGCGCGGAAGAACGATTCCACGGAACTTGCCGCGCGTCGTCTCGGCCTCGACCTCGCTCCAGACGCTGGCCTGGAACGACTTGAGCACCTCCCGGGCGCGGCCGCGGTAGCCCTTCAGGGAATCCGGCGGGGTCGCATTCATCGTCGCCTCCGCGGGGCCAGAGGAACGGTCGCAGGCCCTGCCATATCCGAAATCGCATGACACACCGCCGAACATACGTCATGCCGGCAAGGGAAGGCAATTCAAGGAGGAACCGATTTTCGCCACGAGGCCGGGGATTCGATGAAAAATGTGGAGGTTGGTCAGGCGGTAGATCGTCCTAATTCTCGCTTCAGGTGCGCTCAGCGGGCGCCGGTCAGCTCGCGTTCCGCCTTCGGGTAGGGGCAATGGCGGCATGCGCAATCGCAGCAGTACCCGCGTTCGATATGATGGGCCGCGGTGAAAACAGATTCGCCCGTGACCGGATCCGTGTATGCCGCGGCGCCTTGGCTCATGGCCTCCTGATGCGCCCTCCGGATGAGCTCTCTCTGCTCCGGAGACAGCAGCCTCCGCCGCCCGCGCATGCCTGTTCCTCCCGAATCGATCCTCGTCTCAACCGCCCCTGGCGCTTTGCCAGATGGGGCAAATGCAGCGTCGAGGTGCAACCCGGATGCCGGAGAAGAGCAGAGCGTGAGAAATAGGGGTAAACGGCTCTGAAATGACCGAATTTGTCATTCTTTTTGTAAATTGCCCAGCCGCAGGATGCCTTTTCCGATAACCGGCCACCAATTTGCGGCAGGGAAAACTGACTCAGTGTCTCCCGCCAGATTCGCATTTTTGTCACTATTTCAGATATGTCCATCCTTTGACTGATAATTTTCCTGCGGCCTTGTCCGCCTTTTTGGGATGGCCTTATTTTGTGGATTGGAGCACCATCGGGCGCCCTTGCCCGCTCGTTGCATCAGGTGGTCCCCGGCGGAGGAGATCGAGGTGCCAGGGCTTGATCATCAGCCATTCGATATCGCCATCGTGGGGGGCGGCCCGGCCGGGAGCGCCGCGGCGGCCGCACTGGCACGGCGAGGCTGGAACGTTCTCCTGCTGGAGAAATCTCCTGCTCCCGCGCCCAAGATTTGCGGCGAGTTCGTCTGCCCGCGGGCCCTGGAGATCATCGAGGAGATTGGCGCCCTTTCCGAAATCGAGGCGGAACCCCACCGCCAAGTGGCCGGCATGCTCCTGTCCACGCCGAGAGGCCTTCA encodes the following:
- the gatD gene encoding Glu-tRNA(Gln) amidotransferase subunit GatD, with translation MNATPPDSLKGYRGRAREVLKSFQASVWSEVEAETTRGKFRGIVLPRSETADDKHIVLKLVTGYNVGIKADNVLAIREIGRREAHYQIPEKEFPFDSAKPNVTLLGTGGTIASRLDYRTGAVIPAFSPGELYGAVPELADICNLKTIKLYGVFSENIGPEHWVGTARAIAREIESGVDGIVVGHGTDTMHYTAAALTFMVQDPPVPIVMVGSQRSSDRPSSDAALNLIHATNAAARGPIAEVMVCMFGPTSDLYGLLHRGVRVRKMHSSYRSTFRTLSDVPLARVQGDTVTPIKPDWKPRRRDRSVKLETRFEEKVAILYYYPNMQPDVLEALIDNGYKGIVIAGTGLGHVNKPLYPALEKAQKAGVPMYMTVQTLWGYAQMYVYDTGRDMMARGVVPLANMLPEVAYVKLGWALGQTKDIEEVNRIMLTRISDDMTDREPPNGYLVLQGGLPEVDSALGRYLK
- a CDS encoding Glu-tRNA(Gln) amidotransferase GatDE subunit E; amino-acid sequence: MPKLDYEALGFRSGLEVHYQLLTDRKLFCSCPAGRYSTRFDAEILRHMRPTLSELGEYDGTALMEFKTRKEVVYQIRNDSVCTYEMDDTPPFPPDPHAVDTALEVALLLGCSVVGEIHITRKQYLDGSIPTGFQRTAIVGVEGKIVLFSGQELPVVQVSFEEDSCREVKDEGHRIVFRTDRLGMPLVEVVTYPEMRSPREVAEAGRRIGQLLRSTGKVRRGLGSVRQDVNVSIEGAPRIEIKGVPRLQAFERLTHNEALRQKGLLEIRERLRGRGLSADKLNVTSVPAPPESLDHPVLQKALGQGKKARVVRIAGFGDVMAWPLQEDPRGEEVPFLRELTGRVRVIACLDAPPILFCREAHDPRHPERLGGPCWEAAARAAGAAPGDALLIAWGTDGDLDTAVQEIAIRCREAAEGIPQETRQALKDGTTDFERILPGPDRMYPDTDLPLIPVEEERLARLEAELPVTPWRWEEDFRAWKIPEDAIEALVDSPRAHLLDRIVRETGAPPVLAATALTRDAKALGRRKIDLGRLGEDRWVDLFRSLQAGTFGREAIPVLLEALAASPGLTAAQAAEQAGLRVLADSELGEIVDEAIAAHGEDPMHNPGEANRLRYLMGLLMKRVRGKRDGNEILALLQKRWKASRPSA